One genomic window of Canis lupus baileyi chromosome 22, mCanLup2.hap1, whole genome shotgun sequence includes the following:
- the COPB2 gene encoding coatomer subunit beta' isoform X2, producing MPLRLDIKRKLTARSDRVKSVDLHPTEPWMLASLYNGSVCVWNHETQTLVKTFEVCDLPVRAAKFVARKNWVVTGADDMQIRVFNYNTLERVHMFEAHSDYIRCIAVHPTQPFILTSSDDMLIKLWDWDKKWSCSQVFEGHTHYVMQIVINPKDNNQFASASLDRTIKVWQLGSSSPNFTLEGHEKGVNCIDYYSGGDKPYLISGADDRLVKIWDYQNKTCVQTLEGHAQNVSCASFHPELPIIITGSEDGTVRIWHSSTYRLESTLNYGMERVWCVASLRGSNNVALGYDEGSIIVKLGREEPAMSMDANGKIIWAKHSEVQQANLKAMGDAEIKDGERLPLAVKDMGSCEIYPQTIQHNPNGRFVVVCGDGEYIIYTAMALRNKSFGSAQEFAWAHDSSEYAIRESNSVVKIFKNFKEKKSFKPDFGAESIYGGFLLGVRSVNGLAFYDWDNTELIRRIEIQPKHIFWSDSGELVCIATEESFFILKYLSEKVLAAQETHEGVTEDGIEDAFEVLGEIQEIVKTGLWVGDCFIYTSSVNRLNYYVGGEIVTIAHLDRTMYLLGYIPKDNRLYLGDKELNIVSYSLLVSVLEYQTAVMRRDFSMADKVLPTIPKEQRTRVAHFLEKQGFKQQALTVSTDPEHRFELALQLGELKIAYQLAVEAESEQKWKQLAELAISKCQFGLAQECLHHAQDYGGLLLLATASGNASMVNKLAEGAERDGKNNVAFMSYFLQGKLDACLELLIRTGRLPEAAFLARTYLPSQVSRVVKLWRENLSKVNQKAAESLADPTEYENLFPGLKEAFVVEEWVKETHADLWPAKQYPLVTPNEERNVMEEAKGFQPSRSAAQQELDGKPASPTPVIVTSHTANKEEKSLVELEVDLDNLELEDIDTTDINLDEDILDD from the exons GATGACATGCAGATTAGAGTGTTCAATTACAATACTTTGGAGAGAGTTCATATGTTTGAAGCACACTCAGACTATATTCGTTGTATTGCTGTTCATCCAACCCAGCCTTTCATTCTGACTAGCAGCG ATGACATGCTTATTAAGCTCTGGGACTGGGATAAAAAATGGTCCTGCTCACAAGTGTTTGAAGGACACACTCATTATGTCATGCAGATTGTGATCAATCCCAAAGATAACAATCAGTTTGCCAGTGCATCTTTGGACAGGACCATCAAG GTTTGGCAATTGGGTTCTTCCTCACCAAACTTCACTCTGGAAGGACATGAGAAAGGCGTGAATTGCATCGATTACTACAGTGGTGGTGATAAACCATACCTCATTTCAGGTGCAGATGACCGTCTTGTTAAAATATGGGACTATCAG AATAAGACATGTGTACAGACACTGGAGGGACATGCTCAAAATGTGTCTTGTGCCAGTTTTCATCCTGAGTTGCCAATCATCATCACAGGTTCAGAAGACG GAACCGTGCGTATTTGGCATTCCAGCACGTACCGCCTTGAGAGCACATTGAATTATGGAATGGAGAGGGTGTGGTGTGTGGCCAGTCTGAGAGGGTCCAACAATGTTGCTTTGGGCTATGATGAAGGGAGCATCATTGTGAAG CTTGGTCGGGAGGAACCTGCCATGTCCATGGATGCCAATGGAAAGATAATTTGGGCCAAGCATTCAGAAGTCCAGCAGGCCAACCTAAAAGCAATGGGAGATGCTGAAATTAAAGATGGAGAAAGACTGCCATTAGCAGTCAAGGACATGGGCAGTTGTGAAATATATCCCCAGACTATTCAGCACAATCCTAATGGACG GTTTGTTGTGGTGTGTGGCGATGGTGAGTATATTATCTACACAGCAATGGCGTTGAGAAACAAGAGCTTTGGATCTGCCCAGGAGTTTGCATGGGCCCATGATTCTTCAGA ATATGCAATAAGAGAGAGCAACAGTGTTGTAAAGATATTTAagaactttaaggaaaaaaaatcatttaaaccaGATTTTGGAGCTGAAA gtatCTATGGAGGCTTCTTATTGGGAGTCAGATCTGTAAATGGCTTAGCTTTCTATGACTGGGACAATACAGAACTCATACGCAGAATTGAAATTCAGCCCAAACAC ATTTTCTGGTCTGACTCTGGAGAGCTGGTCTGTATTGCCACCGAGGAGTCATTTTTTATCTTGAAGTATCTGTCTGAAAAAGTCTTGGCTGCACAGGAAACACATGAGGGAGTTACTGAAGATGGCATTGAAGACGCCTTTGAG GTTCTTGGTGAGATTCAGGAAATTGTGAAAACAGGGCTGTGGGTAGGCGATTGCTTCATTTACACAAGTTCTGTGAACAGATTAAATTATTATGTTGGAGGAGAAATAGTCACCATTGCCCACTTGGACAG GACAATGTATCTCCTGGGCTATATTCCTAAAGACAACAGGCTTTATCTGGGTGATAAAGAACTGAACATTGTTAGCTATTCTCTGCTGGTTTCCGTGCTGGAATACCAGACAGCTGTCATGAGAAGGGACTTTAGCATGGCTGATAAGGTTCTTCCTACCATTCCAAAAGAACAGAGGACCAGAGTTGCACACTTTCTGGAAAAGCAA GGCTTCAAGCAGCAAGCTCTTACAGTATCCACAGATCCGGAGCATCGCTTTGAACTTGCTCTACAGCTTGGAGAACTGAAAATCGCATACCAATTAGCAGTAGAAGCAGAG TCAGaacaaaagtggaaacaacttgCCGAACTTGCCATTAGTAAATGTCAGTTTGGCCTTGCCCAGGAGTGCCTGCACCATGCACAGGATTATGGAGGCCTGTTGCTCTTGGCCACTGCCTCTGGAAATGCTAGTATGGTGAACAAACTAGCAGAGGGTGCAGAGAGAGATGGCAAGAATAACGTGGCATTCATGAGCTACTTTTTACAGGGCAA GCTAGATGCCTGCCTGGAACTCTTGATTAGAACAGGTCGATTGCCTGAAGCCGCCTTCCTAGCCCGGACTTACTTACCCAGTCAGGTTTCAAG GGTGGTGAAACTCTGGAGAGAAAATCTTTCAAAAGTCAATCAGAAAGCAGCAGAATCCCTTGCAGATCCAACAGAATATGAAAACCTTTTTCCTGGATTAAAAGAAGCCTTTGTTGTAGAAGAATGGGTGAAGGAAACACATGCTGATCTGTGGCCAGCCAAGCAGTACCCACTTGTCACG ccaaatgaagaaagaaatgttatGGAAGAGGCAAAAGGCTTTCAGCCCTCAAGATCTGCAGCTCAACAG GAACTTgatgggaaacctgcttctcctactCCAGTAATTGTCACCTCCCACACAgccaacaaagaagaaaag AGTTTAGTCGAACTGGAAGTAGATCTGGATAATTTAGAATTAGAAGATATTGACACAACAGACATCAACCTGGATGAAGATATTTTGGATGATTGA